In Hermetia illucens chromosome 5, iHerIll2.2.curated.20191125, whole genome shotgun sequence, a single window of DNA contains:
- the LOC119656541 gene encoding serine/arginine repetitive matrix protein 2 isoform X7, with protein MASEIYGDLAGIHDEDLLRRMWQQAEDFGLKREIRTHMYKLREERLRNFYSIGDMDSPGLAPTKTPLTPSHGESLADQSFQSFKTKEIRDSESPSREFQISRGGIVTPDTSGWNIVTSSEVSPDGRARKTESIATTEGTQLLPGGHAEFAGKNEHMMKTSHQGDDRNYMKTADERSATQFHETSVTGDDKSGRIEKKSSTTSSSSRVTTSKFSSTSDDFPEQIIDHRNVAIEPEAFRDARRSSTIREQQQAQHQVRTQQQRQEHHQRVHNERYLTDNSTNTQATTNQSEITKLENQNIQKEVDLLAQQPGILISRSVDYPDPNTKVITETKQLPDGTTVTTRKYETKSASSKTFRSSSNQQHSTTSRTTVEDRAQRNHVEYIKDDDVENIKRVQQQQLPQQNQRPFRNDEVDDTVQRKTRSEKITTEHTTNRRSSVQSVDTTDRSVRRENLTDQVENTLMDKTSHRTVKKDLSQQYKNQDFIDTEREYKPVADHPGHVPSHIRTEHISTTYKTDTDRTIEDSKTSAPAAGKPSYNVQKPSGQQPSSPTKEKRMAPSSNEPREGYPGERYIPVDTSEYPSDKPSGLHRPQPSTGRPHIETPSSTPAAGKPSYNIQPAGKPSYTKTVQKSQNIQQTKQTQQSRDVREIRVEHTSTDHEMDYPAGKPSYSPQFPKELPNTSTDHTPRPHGREITTRTTVTRSYGPNDSQPDAPDNHRTFPSQEPTEGRQIPNDFHNKVNQRETTTTTTTTRSYHDSSHPQQPQPHIQSPSKPSEREIHITRTYEPSDSKPDYTISEPNYEPQYPQSPIGHSPKSHERQTVTTTTTKTRVDEHETHPREVPRYSPQRQQRYHDTPQVGERQIPINRSYQPEDDKPEYPAGKPSYTPQMHPDSYQSPQQKQVPNKSSERDIPTDYDHPAGKPSYSAPRRESYEPKHPYNRESPQNQRRSENIGDSYPEENYPELQMPNRSTPRDQSRPQYVRRPSEESYVSVSTVRTNNTNTSKKISVEVDAAHDAFARSLRCASPSDRGSVKSLRTSTTSIRSFTSPEKRSPRDRRTQRSPSRDSITYSESSKISTSTVTKGKSTPKESNRSPKKPTDTPLSKRPTKEQHLIPKDKHVGPKDTNRSNEPVSPNKRPSEAISPKNQPVGTRPNDRPSIHPSNETVDITTTRKDTTHLATTTKEVNEYPGEKDVPTTPTFPVKPKPTQPSPKKEIRSPSRLIESPTTIKTTATKNAPKSQHPPEKVPISTIGTTQKPSRPNTITTGNRTVVTKSSKEPKTPQQFGKKLHPDSKKGSRSPYSSPERSSRPSNRESPTDANKSPRKPSSANRTPAAEIPSDHAHNITKLTKTVREENIITRDEKLPSRGTRKPSGKHPRGSDDEGFEPESPRSSSPTSSVSDLVYHKSPEEQLEDVAMKTTIATTKRTTTTDEFINKEREDVETNRKKKVTRVDDEKFKSPERQYPKEGGNYPVEVERYDADYPRQTSPRRELPEKYPETSSRDEIYQRPGSQSPNDHHPYGRNTDNPRDQSPEGNFKHPTDKEDTREPFYLIQPRPVDNDGPKKPDDIKKPNSRSQGTRSETYEERCRKILGMDRTETIDTTEETIIRRKPEPNGIDLIAHERTVEERNRDARKTKPSSRGSSPGKMQPKQREPTRQDIPHDTDEYFVEEEKTVRTINTKSMPHGGRPEYATPNRSSPDKQTRIVTTTSPTRKQPEISPKDNKVERSPDRNLRRMHPTGSPETSPSRIPVNRKTSPTHSPTRKQFTPTSPNKTTREKSPVFSPYKQQPEYSPSRDVDPYEQKPSSGKKPSRGYSPDHVSKEREPSPSGAYTTRKETVVTTTKTITKSPQRVSPDRSPVRKSPGQGFERKSPKSVSPERSPIREPSSYPDRSSHVPRTPSPTSKVAPNRHVSPSNRTNEMKPSRQSPFRSPTRSPSPSTKYTETVTIVTQRGPKGTPSSPRTKQKVNEPNVRPNHITTAKIHISPPAERKPSSIDIEKSRKIPHAKTVQTPKTTREEITTTRISKSIVPRATSSQNAPKLKKITNKPRSTEVIKGQEKVPKHRRPEEDTEEEEDSEVVSDAEDITHIIETKTEVRHTPSKQPGKRHPITERKDSAPVYKTTTVDKDKMTRSTSESVIKTTAQRNKPEINHPTEKDSPRKKSLDKKRPVKCMSTKTINLTTTDKIINSEEMEDVIIDIQQAKSSREPSPDRMVPMPVRHDLDTGIPRYPDQVQEPEDETRRRPKVKDIPIFEEDTDEYIRCHISEVDEQVDQVEKRKSVRHTKKEEDDETTVTTTQVTTQRALSPNKDHTRKPETTEPDDDYRLSVHDKVAKFITTAEEVRKPKPSTPFQRASHPDDLEPDDCLLSVNDKVSKFLTTAETITKPMKSTSIPQRSQRPNMDEIDDKLRDDECVLSVSEKVNKFTTSVDKLVEETSQRTPKLVAKVERQVSRKDERVGDTDEVPKQPMEPVEARRVSRTSVRDRYQPGQPNAGEKPKPSSIRNTEVIKKVKSVFETNEVSNPKQKDILSRPSVWEDKRNTPEVKLQDIGVHRPFDEETEEIIQRERSRSRSPGDYEEEPSRNKSPRIQRTSNTMTDSVSSKKNLFESQITKKSSTVKTKQISTREPNDLNKQETKVQKEITKKHRPQEVSPSRSYKSPLTDKGTRKVDEGYVEDVTTETTTIVHRKERRSPSRPCEYYSPERDSRSPVRYMDSSPTRTPSGTSKDQLPSTQRKVGGISPSRKSQSSPSRSPSKRPDDIPVKNRPRHLDEKSSPISSKSAPRTEQTRSKIMTKPSEPSPTRVPTSSKSVPQAADHHTPSHRPSYMEPTISSLEHRRDSLEIVRHSSGPDLSNASSRQDLDLLPPSGGVPSYMEHTISSIEHRRDSLEISKTHSRRTSHDSLHNVDSQPKSAKFGVELKRTDLRDSTSRRKSSSSEVPHIEEIFDLELLEKMYETVVGYEQRRRIRAQIRVVKKMIEEGTLKQSTTSTITTKTITRKTSETSPVRKSVTQTTRRTEISPDRHDTKTHPRRADDTKSTSSRFIESESRHITHHEKKSTVRERSISPQGKVRGVATTTVEVRKTGNRTTAKRPEPKPLEKPVWATKNILKKPSDNDRAAVKQSTTTTKVQRQIVTRDDADCITSSYGIGPTDDDGKPLFGIRALKKKPQKPGETTKVTGSIVTESYYSENGAPPVGERKVTVYSNSPEDINDYEYFVDQKDRSDAVARERTSKGGITSVTRVQKIGKPDDAETKKRKKLLTVIIRKIRKLLNNIR; from the exons GCACGCAACTGCTACCAGGAGGACATGCTGAATTCGCCGGTAAGAACGAACACATGATGAAAACCTCACACCAGGGTGACGATCGCAACTACATGAAAACAGCGGACGAACGTTCTGCAACTCAATTTCATGAAACGTCTGTCACAGGAGATGATAAGTCCGGTCGAATTGAAAAAAAGAGCAGCACTACATCCTCTTCGTCACGGGTAAcaacttcaaaattttcttcaaCAAGTGATGACTTCCCCGAGCAAATCATTGACCACCGCAACGTTGCTATTGAACCGGAGGCCTTCCGGGATGCTAGACGATCGAGCACCATTCGCGAGCAACAACAAGCCCAACATCAAGTGCGAACTCAACAACAACGCCAAGAACATCATCAACGAGTTCACAACGAACGATATTTAACTGACAACTCAACTAACACTCAAGCCACGACTAACCAAAGCGAAATTACCAAACtcgaaaatcaaaatattcaaaaagaagTTGATTTGTTGGCTCAGCAACCAGGAATATTAATTTCTCGTTCTGTTGATTATCCTGATCCAAACACTAAGGTCATAACAGAGACTAAACAACTTCCAGATGGAACAACAGTTACTACCCGTAAATATGAGACCAAATCCGCCTCTTCAAAGACATTTCGAAGCTCTTCGAATCAACAACATAGCACAACATCGAGGACCACAGTCGAAGATCGTGCCCAACGGAATCATGTGGAATATATCAAAGATGATGATGTGGAGAATATTAAACGGGTACAACAACAACAGCTTCCACAACAAAATCAAAGACCTTTTCGCAATGACGAAGTAGATGACACAGTACAGAGAAAAACTCGatcagaaaaaattactacTGAGCATACAACGAATCGCCGGAGCAGCGTTCAGAGTGTCGATACCACCGATAGGTCGGTTCGAAGAGAAAATTTAACTGATCAGGTTGAAAACACTCTTATGGATAAAACATCACATCGTACAGTGAAAAAAGATTTAAGTCAACAATACAAAAACCAGGATTTCATCGACACTGAACGCGAGTATAAACCTGTAGCTGACCACCCTGGTCATGTACCCTCGCATATCCGGACTGAACACATATCTACAACTTACAAAACTGACACTGATCGTACAATTGAAGATTCAAAGACTTCTGCACCTGCAGCCGGCAAACCTTCGTACAACGTGCAGAAACCATCCGGCCAGCAGCCTTCTTCTCCCACGAAAGAAAAACGCATGGCCCCATCTTCTAATGAACCGCGGGAAGGTTATCCCGGAGAACGTTATATACCAGTCGATACATCGGAGTATCCAAGTGACAAGCCATCAGGACTTCATCGCCCTCAACCTTCCACTGGTCGCCCACATATTGAAACACCTAGTTCTACACCAGCTGCTGGTAAGCCGTCTTACAACATACAACCGGCAGGAAAGCCTTCCTACACGAAAACTGTTCAGAAATCCCAAAACATTCAACAGACCAAGCAAACTCAACAATCTCGAGATGTTCGTGAAATTCGTGTTGAACACACTAGTACTGACCACGAGATGGATTATCCAGCAGGAAAACCGAGTTATTCTCCTCAGTTTCCAAAGGAGCTACCCAACACTTCAACTGATCATACTCCAAGGCCACATGGTCGGGAAATAACTACCAGAACTACCGTCACTCGATCTTATGGGCCAAATGACAGCCAACCTGATGCTCCGGATAATCATCGTACTTTTCCGTCTCAGGAACCTACTGAAGGTCGCCAAATTCCGAATGATTTCCATAACAAAGTTAACCAGCGTGAAACAACAACTACCACGACAACGACCCGATCTTACCACGATTCCAGTCATCCTCAGCAGCCCCAGCCACACATTCAATCTCCTTCAAAACCCAGTGAACGCGAAATCCACATTACTCGTACTTATGAACCCAGTGACTCTAAACCAGATTACACCATTAGTGAACCGAATTACGAACCACAATATCCCCAGTCACCAATTGGTCACTCTCCGAAGTCGCATGAACGACAAACTGTAACTACTACAACTACTAAAACTCGAGTTGATGAACACGAGACCCACCCACGTGAAGTGCCTCGATATTCGCCACAACGTCAACAAAGGTATCATGACACACCGCAGGTAGGCGAACGCCAAATACCAATAAATCGTTCATACCAACCCGAAGATGACAAGCCCGAATACCCTGCAGGAAAGCCTAGCTACACTCCACAAATGCACCCAGATTCTTATCAATCTCCCCAGCAGAAGCAAGTTCCCAACAAATCTAGTGAACGTGATATTCCGACCGACTATGATCATCCGGCAGGAAAACCATCCTACTCGGCCCCTCGGCGTGAAAGTTATGAACCCAAACATCCTTATAACAGAGAATCTCCACAGAATCAAAGGCGGTCAGAAAACATTGGGGATTCCTATCCGGAAGAGAATTACCCCGAGTTGCAAATGCCAAATCGAAGCACTCCTAGGGATCAAAGCAGACCACAATATGTGCGCAGACCTAGCGAAGAAAGCTACGTAAGTGTATCCACAGTGCGTACGAATAATACTAACACTTCGAAAAAGATTAGTGTGGAAGTTGATGCAGCTCATGATGCATTCGCCCGCTCTTTGCGCTGTGCCTCACCGTCTGACCGTGGCAGCGTGAAATCCTTAAGAACAAGCACTACTTCCATTCGTAGCTTTACAAGTCCGGAAAAACGGTCACCGCGAGATAGGCGCACTCAAAGAAGTCCATCGCGTGATAGTATTACCTATTCCGAGTCCAGCAAAATTAGCACTAGTACTGTAACGAAAGGAAAAAGTACTCCAAAGGAAAGCAATCGTTCTCCGAAAAAACCGACCGATACACCTCTTTCGAAGAGACCGACTAAAGAACAGCATTTGATTCCCAAGGACAAACATGTAGGACCAAAAGATACGAATCGGTCTAATGAACCAGTCAGCCCAAATAAGCGGCCTTCGGAAGCGATTTCACCCAAAAATCAACCGGTGGGAACTCGACCAAATGACCGTCCGAGCATTCACCCATCGAACGAGACAGTAGATATCACTACTACACGAAAGGATACCACTCATCTCGCGACAACAACAAAGGAAGTAAATGAATATCCAGGTGAGAAAGATGTTCCGACCACACCAACATTCCCAGTAAAGCCAAAACCGACTCAGCCTTccccaaaaaaagaaattcgGTCACCAAGCCGTCTAATTGAATCCCCTACCACAATCAAAACAACTGCAACCAAAAATGCTCCCAAATCACAACATCCTCCCGAAAAGGTTCCCATTTCGACAATCGGTACAACTCAAAAACCTTCAAGACCCAACACAATTACAACTGGTAACAGAACTGTTGTTACAAAATCCTCCAAGGAGCCAAAAACTCCCCAACAATTCGGAAAGAAACTCCACCCCGATTCGAAAAAAG GCTCAAGATCGCCATATTCGTCACCAGAACGTTCTTCGAGACCATCTAATAGGGAATCACCAACTGATGCGAATAAGTCTCCACGGAAACCAAGTTCCGCCAACCGTACACCAGCAGCTGAAATACCTTCGGACCACGCACATAACATTACAAAGCTCACGAAAACCGTAAGGGAAGAGAATATTATAACACGCGATGAAAAGCTACCGTCTAGAGGCACACGAAAACCTAGTGGAAAGCATCCAAGAGGATCGGATGATGAAGGATTTGAACCGGAATCACCGCGATCTAGTTCACCAACTAGTTCGGTAAGTGATCTTGTCTATCATAAAAGTCCTGAGGAGCAGCTAGAAGATGTAGCCATGAAAACAACCATAGCAACCACAAAACGGACTACAACAACAGATGAATTTATCAACAAAGAGCGCGAAGACGTCGAAACTAACAGGAAGAAAAAGGTTACAAGAGTTGACGACGAAAAGTTTAAATCTCCAGAAAGACAATATCCTAAAGAAGGCGGCAATTATCCGGTGGAAGTGGAAAGGTATGATGCGGACTATCCCAGACAAACTTCTCCGAGGAGGGAACTTCCAGAGAAATATCCGGAAACATCAAGCAGAGATGAAATCTATCAAAGACCTGGTTCACAATCTCCAAACGATCATCATCCTTATGGACGTAACACAGACAATCCTCGGGATCAATCTCCTGAAGGAAACTTTAAGCATCCCACGGATAAAGAGGATACTCGAGAGCCTTTCTATCTCATTCAGCCCCGCCCTGTAGACAATGATGGGCCGAAAAAACCTGACGATATAAAGAAACCAAACTCTCGTTCCCAGGGTACTAGAAGTGAAACGTACGAGGAAAGATGCAGGAAGATTTTAGGGATGGATCGCACTGAAACTATAGACACCACTGAAGAAACGATAATTCGCCGAAAGCCAGAGCCCAACGGAATTGATTTAATAGCACATGagcggacagtggaagaacgaAATCGTGATGCAAGAAAGACGAAACCATCTTCTAGGGGATCGAGTCCTGGAAAAATGCAGCCAAAGCAAAGAGAACCAACAAGACAGGATATTCCGCATGATACTGATGAATACTttgttgaagaagaaaaaacggTTAGAACCATAAACACAAAATCCATGCCGCATGGAGGCCGACCCGAGTATGCAACTCCTAACAGATCTTCACCTGATAAACAAACAAGAATTGTAACAACAACAAGTCCAACTAGAAAGCAACCAGAAATCAGTCCAAAAGATAATAAAGTGGAACGATCTCCAGATAGAAATTTGAGGCGAATGCATCCTACTGGGTCACCTGAAACGAGTCCTTCTCGAATACCTGTGAATCGGAAGACTTCTCCCACACACTCACCAACtcgaaaacaatttactccgaCCAGTCCAAATAAAACAACCCGCGAGAAAAGTCCGGTGTTTTCTCCTTATAAGCAACAACCAGAATACAGTCCCAGTAGAGACGTTGATCCTTATGAACAAAAACCCTCATCAGGCAAAAAGCCGTCACGTGGATATTCACCTGATCACGTGTCAAAGGAAAGGGAGCCCTCCCCATCCGGTGCTTACACAACAAGGAAAGAGACAGTTGTTACTACTACAAAAACCATTACGAAATCACCTCAAAGAGTAAGTCCAGATAGGTCACCTGTCAGAAAATCACCAGGACAAGGTTTTGAGAGGAAAAGCCCCAAAAGCGTATCGCCTGAGAGAAGTCCTATTCGAGAACCTAGTAGTTACCCGGATCGTTCTTCTCACGTGCCCCGAACGCCAAGTCCGACCTCGAAAGTTGCTCCCAACAGACATGTGAGTCCCTCCAACCgaacaaatgaaatgaaaccaAGTCGTCAAAGTCCCTTCCGGAGCCCCACCCGCAGTCCATCACCATCAACAAAATATACCGAAACAGTGACGATTGTGACACAACGTGGTCCGAAAGGTACGCCCTCATCCCCAAGAACAAAGCAAAAAGTGAATGAGCCAAacgttcgtccaaaccatattaCCACTGCGAAAATTCACATATCTCCACCTGCTGAACGAAAACCTAGTAGCATTGATATTGAAAAGTCACGGAAAATTCCGCATGCGAAAACAGTCCAAACCCCGAAGACTACGCGTGAAGAAATCACTACGACTAGAATTTCTAAATCTATCGTGCCACGAGCGACATCTTCACAAAATGCaccaaaattaaagaaaatcacGAATAAACCTAGGTCAACTGAAGTTATCAAGGGTCAAGAAAAAGTTCCGAAACACAGACGCCCTGAGGAAGACACCGAAGAGGAAGAAGATTCAGAAGTTGTAAGTGATGCTGAGGACATTACTCATATAATCGAAACCAAAACAGAAGTGAGACACACGCCGAGTAAGCAGCCCGGTAAGCGGCATCCTATTACGGAGCGTAAGGATTCGGCTCCAGTTTATAAAACTACAACTGTCGATAAGGATAAAATGACAAGGTCGACTAGCGAAAGTGTAATCAAGACAACCGCCCAACGAAATAAACCGGAAATCAATCATCCAACAGAAAAGGATTCTCCGAGAAAGAAGTCGTTGGATAAGAAACGTCCAGTTAAGTGTATGTCCACGAAAACAATTAATTTGACGACAACAGATAAGATAATTAATAGTGAAGAAATGGAGGATGTCATCATAGATATTCAACAAGCGAAGAGTTCTCGAGAGCCGTCCCCAGATAGAATGGTGCCCATGCCTGTTCGCCATGACTTAGACACCGGTATTCCAAGGTATCCGGATCAGGTTCAGGAACCTGAAGATGAAACACGTCGTCGACCAAAAGTAAAGGACATTCCAATTTTCGAGGAGGACACGGATGAGTACATTCGATGTCATATAAGTGAAGTAGACGAGCAAGTGGATCAAGTTGAGAAGAGAAAGTCCGTCCGCCATACAAAAAAAGAGGAAGACGACGAGACGACAGTGACGACGACGCAAGTAACGACGCAGAGAGCTCTTTCTCCCAATAAAGATCATACAAGGAAGCCTGAAACTACAGAACCAGATGATGACTATCGCTTAAGTGTCCACGACAAGGTTGCTAAATTTATCACCACCGCGGAGGAAGTGAGGAAACCAAAACCATCCACACCCTTTCAACGCGCTAGTCATCCTGATGACCTTGAACCAGATGACTGTTTGTTGAGCGTTAATGATAAAGTGAGCAAATTTTTGACTACCGCGGAGACTATCACCAAGCCGATGAAGTCAACTAGCATTCCACAGCGTTCTCAGCGACCCAATATGGATGAAATCGATGATAAGCTAAGGGATGACGAATGCGTTCTCAGTGTGTCAGAAAAGGTAAACAAGTTCACTACTTCAGTTGACAAATTAGTAGAAGAAACGTCTCAAAGAACTCCAAAACTTGTTGCCAAAGTCGAAAGGCAAGTTTCACGGAAGGATGAAAGAGTGGGAGACACTGATGAAGTGCCTAAGCAACCAATGGAGCCAGTAGAAGCGAGGCGTGTTTCAAGAACTAGTGTTAGAGACCGATACCAGCCGGGGCAGCCCAACGCAGGAGAGAAACCAAAACCATCTTCAATTAGGAATACGGAAGTAATCAAAAAAGTTAAGTCTGTGTTCGAGACTAATGAGGTTTCAAACCCAAAGCAAAAAGACATATTAAGCCGACCATCCGTGTGGGAAGATAAACGAAATACACCAGAAGTTAAACTTCAAGATATCGGCGTTCATAGACCATTTGACGAGGAAACTGAGGAAATCATACAACGAGAACGTTCTCGTTCTCGAAGCCCTGGAGATTACGAGGAAGAACCTTCAAGAAATAAATCCCCGAGAATTCAGCGAACATCTAATACTATGACGGATTCCGTatcatcaaaaaaaaatttgtttgaaagtcaaataacgaagaaatctagcACCGTGAAAACCAAGCAGATTTCGACGAGAGAACCAAACGATTTGAACAAACAGGAAACAAAAGTGCAAAAGGAAATAACCAAAAAACATCGTCCTCAAGAGGTTTCACCTTCTAGATCATATAAAAGCCCCCTTACCGACAAAGGAACTCGGAAAGTCGATGAAGGATACGTGGAAGATGTAACAACTGAAACAACAACTATCGTACATCGTAAAGAAAGACGGTCACCCTCAAGGCCTTGCGAATATTATTCCCCCGAACGTGATAGTCGTTCTCCCGTTCGATACATGGACTCATCCCCAACACGAACACCTTCTGGAACATCAAAGGATCAGTTGCCGTCGACTCAGAGAAAGGTAGGAGGAATTTCTCCGTCGAGGAAATCACAAAGTTCTCCGTCACGTTCGCCGTCTAAACGACCAGATGATATCCCAGTGAAGAATCGGCCTCGTCATCTTGATGAGAAGTCATCACCCATTTCATCTAAATCTGCACCTCGTACGGAACAAACTAGATCAAAAATAATGACGAAACCGAGTGAACCTTCGCCTACTAGGGTACCTACTTCGAGTAAGTCGGTTCCTCAAGCGGCGGATCATCACACTCCGAGTCACCGCCCTTCCTATATGGAGCCGACTATCAGTTCTCTTGAACATCGCCGCGATTCTTTAGAAATTGTCAGACACTCATCGGGTCCGGATTTATCAAATGCGTCCTCTCGTCAAGATCTAGATTTATTGCCTCCTAGTGGTGGCGTTCCTTCATATATGGAGCACACTATAAGTTCTATCGAGCATCGACGCGATTCCTTGGAAATTAGTAAGACTCATTCGAGAAGAACATCTCACGACTCTCTGCATAATGTTGATAGTCAACCAAAGTCGGCCAAGTTTGGAGTAGAGCTGAAACGAACAGATTTAAGGGATTCTACAAGCCGACGTAAAAGTAGTAGTAGTGAGGTACCCCACATAGAGGAAATATTTGACCTGGAACTTTTGGAAAAAATGTACGAAACAGTTGTGGGCTACGAACAGCGAAGGAGGATTCGTGCCCAGATTCGTGTTGTTAAGAAAATGATTGAGGAAGGGACGCTAAAACAAAGTACTACTTCAACCATAACCACAAAAACCATTACACGAAAAACATCGGAAACATCTCCGGTAAGGAAGTCTGTAACGCAAACCACACGTCGCACTGAAATCAGCCCAGATAGACACGATACAAAAACCCATCCCCGACGCGCAGATGACACTAAGTCAACTTCAAGTCGCTTTATTGAAAGTGAATCCAGACATATCACGCACcacgaaaaaaaatcgacggTTCGTGAGCGAAGTATCAGTCCCCAGGGAAAAGTTCGAGGCGTAGCAACAACTACAGTAGAAGTGCGGAAAACGGGTAACAGAACAACTGCTAAGAGACCAGAACCAAAGCCGTTGGAAAAGCCAGTTTGGGCTACCAAAAATATCTTGAAAAAGCCTAGCGACAATGATAGAGCAGCAGTGAAACAATCAACGACGACAACTAAGGTCCAAAGGCAAATAGTCACTAGGGATGACGCTGATTGCATAACTTCTAGTTATGGAATTGGGCCAACCGACGATGATGGTAAACCTCTGTTTGGAATTCGCGCTCTGAAAAAGAAACCCCAGAAGCCAGGTGAAACTACAAAAG TTACCGGAAGCATTGTAACAGAAAGTTACTATTCTGAAAATGGAGCGCCACCTGTCGGCGAGCGTAAAGTTACTGTTTACTCGAACAGTCCGGAAGACATTAACGACTACGAATATTTCGTCGACCAGAAAGACAGAAGTGATGCTGTGGCTCGTGAACGAACATCTAAGGGCGGAATAACAAGTGTAACTCGGGTTCAAAAAATTGGCAAACCAGACGACGCCGAG ACGAAGAAACGTAAGAAACTTCTTACAGTGAttataagaaaaataagaaaattattaaataatattcgataa